The following are encoded in a window of Phocoena phocoena chromosome 2, mPhoPho1.1, whole genome shotgun sequence genomic DNA:
- the POLR2M gene encoding protein GRINL1A isoform X1, translated as MFSLPRGFEPQAPEDLGQRSLAELREMLKRQERLLRNVKFICKLPDKGKKILDSVAKLKAAIAEREEVRGRSELFHPISLDCKERQKAITVVDGDTDKAQNSDQILDTSSPVPGCSSVANITSSQTTSQQQGLARPTLGGDAAAPEAEHTVSERPASSIRTATPSSSAASEPLTQHRASSQVEDHPSSSDDLFIDRLQRITIADPVEHHSEENQSPENLAGLCSGLQKKPHYMEVLEMRAKNPMPLQHKFKTNVLPSHQRDSLSPCQRRGSPVSSEERRHRDRKHLDDITAARLLPLHHMPTQLLSTEESLALQKQQKQSYEEMQAKLAAQKLAERLNIKMQSYNPEGESSRKYQEVRDEGDDQSSDDEF; from the exons AAAATTCATTTGCAAATTGCCCGACAAAGGTAAAAAGATCTTAGACTCCGTCGCCAAACTGAAAGCTGCCATTGCAGAACGGGAAGAAGTTAGAGGAAGAAGTGAACTCTTTCATCCCATTAGTTTAGACTGTAAGGAGAGGCAAAAAGCGATTACGGTTGTTGATGGCGACACAGATAAGGCCCAGAATTCTGACCAGATACTTGATACTTCATCACCAGTTCCTGGCTGTTCCTCTGTAGCTAACATCACATCATCTCAGACAACCTCACAACAACAGGGACTGGCACGTCCGACTCTCGGAGGCGATGCTGCGGCCCCTGAGGCGGAACACACAGTGAGCGAACGCCCAGCTTCCAGCATCAGAACTGCCACGCCTTCCTCATCTGCAGCTAGTGAGCCCCTCACTCAGCATCGTGCTTCAAGTCAAGTGGAGGACCATCCTAGCAGCTCGGACGACCTGTTTATTGATAGATTACAAAGGATCACCATTGCGGACCCCGTTGAACACCACTCAGAAGAAAACCAGAGTCCTGAGAACTTGGCCGGCCTTTGCAGTGGGCTGCAGAAGAAGCCTCATTACATGGAAGTGCTAGAAATGCGAGCCAAAAACCCCATGCCCCTACAGCATAAATTTAAAACCAATGT ATTACCTTCACATCAACGTGATTCGTTGAGTCCTTGTCAGAGGAGGGGGTCTCCTGTCTCCTCAGAAGAGAGACGGCACAGGGACAGGAAGCATCTCGATGACATCACAGCAGCCCGGCTTCTGCCACTCCACCACATGCCTACACAGCTGCTCTCCACAGAAGAGTCACTGGCACTTCAGAAACAGCAGAAACAGAGTTATGAG gagatGCAAGCCAAGCTCGCAGCACAAAAATTAGCTGAAAGACTGAATATTAAAATGCAGAGCTATAATCCAGAAGGGGAGTCTTCGAGGAAATACCAAGAAGTAAGGGATGAAGGCGATGATCAGTCCTCCGATGACGAATTCTGA